A genomic window from Rhodococcus sp. KBS0724 includes:
- the puuE gene encoding allantoinase PuuE: MNNYPRDMVGYGKNPPHPHWPGDARIAVQFVLNYEEGGERNVLDGDDVSETFLSEMTPAEAFPNRHMSMESLYEYGSRAGLWRVLGIFERRELPLTIFAVARAMQRNPEAVSAFGELGHEIACHGLRWLSYQSADIERERADMAEAVEILRDLTGSAPLGWYTGRDSPNTRELVVEHGGFAYDSDSYADDLPYWVDVPRGDESVKHLVVPYTLDTNDMRFASPAGFPSGDQFFAHLRDAFDVLYAEGAAGAPKMLSVGLHCRIVGRPARAAALERFLDHVQSHEKVWITRRIDIAEHWKAVHPA; encoded by the coding sequence ATGAACAACTATCCGCGTGACATGGTGGGGTACGGCAAGAATCCGCCCCACCCGCATTGGCCCGGCGACGCGCGGATTGCGGTCCAGTTCGTGCTCAACTACGAAGAGGGCGGTGAGCGTAACGTCCTCGACGGTGACGACGTCTCGGAGACGTTTCTGTCGGAAATGACTCCGGCGGAGGCGTTTCCGAACCGTCACATGAGTATGGAATCGCTGTACGAGTACGGATCTCGGGCCGGATTGTGGCGAGTTCTCGGCATCTTCGAGCGACGGGAGCTCCCACTCACGATCTTTGCGGTGGCGCGTGCCATGCAACGTAACCCTGAGGCGGTCAGCGCTTTTGGTGAACTGGGGCACGAGATCGCGTGTCACGGACTGCGATGGTTGTCGTATCAGTCGGCGGACATCGAGCGTGAACGCGCAGATATGGCCGAAGCCGTCGAGATCCTGCGGGACTTGACGGGATCAGCCCCGCTCGGGTGGTACACGGGACGAGATTCACCGAACACCCGCGAGTTGGTTGTCGAGCACGGCGGATTTGCCTACGACTCCGATTCGTACGCCGACGACCTGCCATACTGGGTCGATGTGCCCCGCGGAGACGAGTCGGTGAAGCATCTGGTCGTGCCGTACACCCTCGACACCAATGACATGCGATTCGCTTCTCCGGCAGGTTTTCCCAGCGGGGATCAGTTCTTCGCGCATCTGCGTGACGCCTTCGACGTTCTGTACGCCGAGGGCGCCGCCGGGGCGCCGAAAATGCTCTCGGTCGGGCTGCACTGCCGCATAGTCGGTCGCCCCGCCCGCGCCGCGGCCCTCGAACGTTTCCTCGACCACGTGCAGTCACACGAGAAGGTGTGGATCACACGCCGGATCGATATTGCCGAACACTGGAAAGCCGTGCATCCCGCGTAG
- a CDS encoding aspartate/glutamate racemase family protein, giving the protein MKIKVINPNTTWAMTAKIEECARAVAGPGTFVDAVSPATGPASIESHYDEALSVPGILTEIAAGEMAGVDGYVIACFGDPGLDAARELATGPVVAIAEAAMHYASFLGRGFSVVTTLGRTRGRAADLVERYGMARHCLGVHSCEIPVLDLDQNPDSRKVILEACFDALDRDGSDAIVLGCAGMADLCRSLSDELGVPVVDGVAAATTMVQSLVTLGLSTSQRNEFARPIPKSYTGILAPYEL; this is encoded by the coding sequence ATGAAGATCAAGGTGATCAACCCCAACACCACGTGGGCGATGACCGCCAAGATCGAGGAATGTGCCCGGGCCGTTGCAGGCCCGGGCACGTTCGTCGACGCGGTCAGCCCCGCAACCGGTCCGGCGTCCATCGAAAGCCACTACGACGAAGCACTCAGCGTTCCAGGGATTCTCACCGAAATCGCAGCCGGTGAGATGGCCGGCGTCGACGGTTACGTCATTGCCTGCTTCGGAGATCCCGGATTGGACGCCGCTCGCGAATTGGCTACCGGCCCGGTTGTCGCGATCGCCGAAGCGGCGATGCACTACGCCAGCTTTCTGGGCCGCGGGTTCTCCGTCGTGACCACGCTCGGTAGAACCCGTGGTCGCGCAGCCGATTTGGTCGAACGTTACGGCATGGCTCGACATTGTCTCGGAGTCCACTCGTGCGAGATCCCGGTACTCGACCTGGATCAGAATCCGGATTCCCGAAAGGTAATCCTGGAAGCCTGTTTCGACGCCCTGGATCGGGACGGTTCGGATGCGATAGTGCTGGGCTGCGCGGGAATGGCAGATCTGTGCCGCTCCCTGTCCGACGAACTCGGGGTGCCAGTAGTCGACGGTGTCGCAGCCGCCACCACGATGGTCCAGTCCCTCGTTACTCTCGGCCTGTCGACCAGCCAGCGGAACGAATTTGCACGCCCGATACCGAAGTCCTACACGGGCATACTGGCGCCGTACGAACTCTAG
- a CDS encoding NCS1 family nucleobase:cation symporter-1, with product MTDILPTTHAAAAPPTGPGHGDLVEAAGHPVGSGLIKPDYDPRLTNEDLAPLRKQTWTSYNIFAFWMSDVHSVGGYVTAGSLFALGLASWQVLVALLVGITIVYFFCNLVAKPSQATGVPYPVICRSVFGVLGANIPAIIRGLIAVAWYGIQTFLASAALDVVLIKLFPSLAPYAVVEDYGFAGLSALGWGSFMLLWVLQACVFWRGMESIRKFIDFCGPAVYVVMFMLCGYLIYKAGWSAIDLTLGDVKYDGFDAVPVMLGAVALVVSYFSGPMLNFGDFSRYGKSFAAVKRGNFLGLPVNFLVFSVLVVVTASLTLPVYGELITDPVATVARIDSTFAIVLGALTFTIATIGINIVANFISPAFDFSNVSPQKISWRAGGMIAAIGSILITPWNLYNNPDVIHYTLETLGAFIGPLFGILIADYYLVRKQKVIVDELFSMSPTGTYWYSKGYNPAAVIATVVGAVVAMAPVLGKDLTGMYTAAQYSWFIGCGLGFAVYYLLATRTSLAVKNVPAPEPAEVG from the coding sequence ATGACCGATATCCTTCCGACCACACACGCGGCTGCCGCACCGCCGACCGGACCCGGCCACGGAGACCTCGTCGAGGCCGCAGGCCACCCTGTCGGTAGCGGGTTGATCAAACCCGATTACGACCCGCGGTTGACCAACGAGGATCTGGCACCGCTACGCAAGCAGACCTGGACGTCGTACAACATCTTTGCGTTCTGGATGTCCGACGTGCACAGCGTCGGTGGATATGTCACGGCCGGAAGCCTTTTCGCGTTGGGATTGGCCAGCTGGCAAGTGCTGGTCGCGCTACTGGTCGGCATCACCATCGTGTACTTCTTCTGCAATCTCGTTGCCAAACCCAGCCAGGCAACGGGTGTGCCGTATCCGGTGATCTGTCGCAGTGTGTTCGGCGTTCTCGGAGCGAATATCCCGGCGATCATCCGCGGTCTGATTGCTGTGGCCTGGTACGGAATTCAAACGTTCCTCGCTTCGGCGGCGCTCGACGTCGTGCTCATCAAGCTCTTCCCCTCCCTCGCGCCGTACGCCGTGGTCGAGGACTACGGATTTGCCGGTCTCTCCGCTTTGGGCTGGGGCAGTTTCATGCTCCTCTGGGTCCTTCAGGCGTGCGTGTTCTGGCGAGGCATGGAGTCGATCCGCAAGTTCATCGACTTCTGCGGCCCGGCCGTGTACGTCGTGATGTTCATGCTGTGTGGCTACCTCATCTACAAAGCCGGTTGGAGCGCAATCGATCTGACGCTCGGCGACGTCAAGTACGACGGCTTCGACGCAGTGCCGGTCATGCTCGGCGCTGTCGCCCTCGTGGTCTCGTACTTCTCCGGCCCGATGCTCAACTTCGGCGACTTCTCCCGTTACGGAAAGTCTTTCGCAGCAGTCAAGAGGGGCAATTTCCTCGGCCTACCGGTCAACTTCCTGGTCTTCTCCGTCCTGGTTGTCGTCACTGCCTCGCTGACACTTCCGGTCTACGGCGAGCTGATCACCGATCCCGTTGCCACGGTAGCCCGTATCGACAGCACGTTTGCGATCGTCCTCGGCGCGCTGACCTTCACGATCGCGACCATCGGCATCAACATCGTCGCCAACTTCATCTCACCGGCATTCGACTTCTCCAACGTCAGTCCACAGAAGATCAGCTGGCGAGCCGGCGGCATGATCGCCGCAATCGGATCCATCCTCATCACCCCGTGGAACTTGTACAACAACCCCGACGTCATCCACTACACGCTGGAAACTCTGGGAGCGTTCATCGGACCCTTGTTCGGCATCCTGATCGCCGACTACTACCTCGTGCGCAAGCAGAAGGTGATCGTGGACGAACTGTTCAGCATGTCGCCCACCGGAACCTACTGGTACAGCAAGGGCTACAACCCGGCCGCCGTCATCGCGACCGTGGTGGGCGCCGTCGTCGCCATGGCGCCGGTGCTCGGCAAAGACCTGACCGGGATGTACACGGCGGCACAGTACAGCTGGTTCATCGGCTGCGGACTCGGATTTGCCGTCTACTACCTACTGGCCACCCGCACGTCGCTCGCGGTCAAGAACGTACCTGCCCCCGAACCCGCCGAGGTCGGCTGA
- a CDS encoding GntR family transcriptional regulator — protein sequence MPPRRRSVLLTQLVIDTPGSPQQAILDELRRVILSGSAPPGTPIPLAEVAERFGVSRIPVRESLKTLVGESLVDHRHQFGYTVAQLTPAELREMYIVRETLESAALSIAVEQATEDDYAHAVEVNSRLEIALRYDDSHSYHCESRNFHLALTRPSKMHRLLHMFEAAWNITEPVQPMVHVAGVDRTVLHSDHAAMLDAFLRRDTQALLAASEIHHNRLNSVIATLPTDTGLLAEKDIPITQ from the coding sequence ACTGGTGATCGATACTCCCGGGAGCCCGCAGCAAGCGATCCTCGACGAGCTGCGTCGCGTCATCCTCTCCGGATCGGCACCTCCCGGCACACCCATTCCGCTGGCCGAAGTCGCCGAGCGCTTCGGCGTCAGCCGAATCCCCGTCCGGGAATCACTCAAGACTCTGGTCGGCGAATCCCTGGTCGACCACCGTCACCAATTCGGCTACACCGTGGCGCAATTGACACCTGCAGAACTACGAGAGATGTACATAGTCCGCGAAACCCTGGAATCGGCCGCGCTCAGCATTGCCGTCGAACAGGCAACCGAGGACGACTACGCTCACGCCGTCGAGGTGAACTCGAGACTCGAAATCGCTCTGCGGTACGACGACTCACACTCCTACCACTGTGAAAGCCGAAACTTCCACCTCGCACTGACACGACCGTCCAAAATGCACCGACTGCTGCACATGTTCGAAGCCGCATGGAACATCACCGAACCGGTCCAACCGATGGTGCACGTAGCCGGAGTCGACCGAACCGTCCTTCATTCCGATCATGCCGCGATGCTCGACGCGTTCTTGCGACGAGACACGCAGGCGCTGCTGGCTGCATCCGAGATTCATCACAACCGACTCAACTCTGTAATCGCGACACTGCCGACCGACACCGGGCTCCTCGCCGAAAAAGATATACCGATCACGCAATAG